Proteins encoded in a region of the Panicum hallii strain FIL2 chromosome 3, PHallii_v3.1, whole genome shotgun sequence genome:
- the LOC112886356 gene encoding ocs element-binding factor 1-like, whose protein sequence is MAGTLLQLAMAPQLPPLSDPALEAFLADIGFGLGPDPTPLDLTTTTTMAATPPEEETSASASAAAAGEAERRLRRKISNRESARRSRARKQRHLEELRARAARLRAGNRELAARLRGVQGRAALVRLTNARLRAEAGALGRRLAAARRAIALRQMYAAASAAGTSGGFELQALASLIV, encoded by the coding sequence ATGGCAGGCACTCTGCTGCAGCTAGCAATGGCCCCCCAGCTTCCCCCGCTCTCTGATCCCGCCCTCGAGGCCTTCCTCGCTGACATCGGCTTCGGCCTGGGGCCCGACCCCACGCCCCTAGACctcacgacgacgacgacgatggcagccacgccgccggaggaggagacGTCGGCGTCTGcgtcggccgccgcggccggcgagGCGGAGCGCCGCCTCCGTCGCAAGATCTCGAACCGGGAGTCGGCACGGCGGTCCCGCGCGCGCAAGCAGCGGCACCTGGAGGAgctccgcgcgcgcgccgccaggCTCCGCGCGGGCAACCGCGAgctcgccgcgcgcctccgcggCGTCCAGGGCCGCGCCGCGCTGGTCCGGCTCACCAACGCCCGGCTGCGCGCCGAGGCCGGCGCCCTGGGCCGCCGCCTCGCGGCCGCGCGGCGCGCCATCGCGCTGCGGCAGATGTAcgccgcggcctccgccgccggcaccAGCGGCGGCTTCGAGCTGCAGGCGCTCGCCTCGCTGATCGTGTAG